GCGCTTTATACCTATTCACCATAAAGCAAAACAATTCAGTGGTTTTTTGCGCGTCATATAGCGCACTATGCGCTTCGTTTTGGTCAAAGGCTATTCCTGCTGCACGACACGCTTTCACTAACACCGTTTGACCTAAGGCCAAACCAGCCAGACTGGTGGTATCGAAAGATACGAAGGGGTGAAAAGGTGTACGCTTGATATTAGAACGCTCAATCGCCGCATTCACAAAACTCTGATCGAACGTTGCGTTGTGCGCGACAATCACAGAACGTTGGCAATCGGCATTTTTCTGCGCTTTTCTAATGCCTTTGCACAAGGCTTTCATTGCATCGCTTTCGGCGATGGCACCGCGCAGTGCACAGTGAGGATCAATACCATTAAACTCCAACGCGGCAGGCTCTAGATTGGCTCCTTCGAAGGGGTCTATATGATAGTGAAAGGTTTCGTCAGGATGCAAAATACCATTTTCATCCATTTTTACCGTCACCGCCGCGAGCTCAAGTAATGCATCTGTACCGGCATTGAACCCAGCAGTTTCAACGTCGATAACTACGGGAAAGTAACCTCTAAAGCGATGAGAGAGTAAGGGCGGGTTTGAAGACATAAACACTCTTGAGAACAATATCGAATGAATGGGACGGAGAAGGCCACAATCGGGCTTTTCACCAGTCAGCTAAAGCCAAATTATCGCAAGGATAATTGCCAGTTGCCAGTTTGATTTTTCAGTAGCGCTTTTTTGTGCTGCTACATGCCATTTTGACGGGCATATAAAAGTGTAAAAAGTTGACCTGATGTAGATTTAATCACTAAACTTTTCTACACTTCGGACGATAGAATAAATAAGCTCATTGCGCCTATGTGGTGAGTTTGTCTTCTTGGTTTTCAGTTTGGGTTTTCGTTATGGTGTCGAAATTAAAATATATTGTCTTTGTCGGGCTTTTAGGTTCGCTATCAGCTAGTGCGGCTATGCGACAGTATTCTGCCACCGTTGAAACTTCTAATTGGAAAGTAGACAACCCATCTCGTTTGCAATGTACCTTGAATCACGAATTACCTGGATACGGGGAAGCCTTATTTACCAGTTATGCATCTAAGCAGCTTAATATGGAATTTGAGCTGGATATGTATTTACTGCCAAGTAAGTTTGAAGTGGCATCGGTGTATTCCGTGCCACCTAAATGGATGCCTGGCGTCGCGCCTAAGCCAATAGCGGATATGTCTATTCGCAAGCAATACAATGGCGACCTTCCGCAGGATGCTGCTTGGACGATGCTCTCTGAACTTGAAAAAGGTTTTTGGCCGACTATCTACTACCAAGATTGGTATAATAAATACGACCAAGTGGCGGTAGCATTAAACGCCAGTAATTTTACAGGTGTATACCGCGAGTTCGCTAAATGTGTGTCTAACCTGCTGCCATTTAGTTTCGACGATATTTCCTATACCGTTTTGTCGTACAAAAACAACAGTACCGAATTAACTAAATACTCTCGCAAGCGCTTGAATATGATTGGAGAGTATTTAAAAGAAGATACAGAATTGGAACTCGTGCTACTTGACGGTTATACCGATAGTTACGGTGGCCGTTGGAATAACGAACAGCTATCAATTCGCCGCGCTAACGAAGTGAAGAGCTACCTTACAACACTAGGCGTTCCGGAAGATAGGATCCAGTTAACTGGCCACGGTGAAAAACGCCATATTGCCTCAAATGATACGCGAGAAAATCGCGCACAAAACCGTAGGGTCGTTGTACGCCTATCTAAATCCTAAAAGCAGGGCTTAGTAAAGATTAACTCACTTTCCCATACTATCACGTTGGTGTCGCCAGTCGTGAACAGGTGGAACGTGATCAGTAAATACACCGTTAGCTTTTATAACATCGCGCAATATTTGTAATAGCTGTGGACCTGTCATTCCCTCGGGTAATGCATCTTGTCTGTAGGTATATGGGTGAATAGCGAGTTGGTTCGCATGGGCGTTATCAAGCCACGACGCCGATTTTATTTCACCCTTTTTGAGCGCTGCGGGGTCTAATAAATGACCCAACCATGGACCGATACCATCAGCATACTGAGCAACGGCTTCCATCCCTTCTTTCGTACGCAACCAATCGTAATCAGTCGAGCTTTCTGCCCAGCTGTTTTCACCTATTAGCATTACGACTTTGCCACTGTATTTCAATTCTTCGCGAATGCGCTTTACTTCTTCAAAGTCAAAACACTGTAAGAAGCTATTACCGTTTTCGCCGCCAAAATCATAAGACAGCAAAGCGTCTATCACTATCTTGCTTGCATCTACGCCTTCGTTTAAGTGAAAAGCGGGGGACTTTACCTCGGGGTAAACACCCACGCGTTTATTGAATTCGCGGTTTAGTTCACTGATAAGTTCAAAGTGTTCATAAAGCGTAGCAATAGTGAAGTTTGCTTTTGCGCCGGAATACCGTTTTCTAAATACTTGTTTACCTTCACCGTCAGCGCGTTCGTGTAAGCGTAAAGTACGCAGCTCGGAGAGTGTGAAATCTCGTACATAGTAGCGATTGTCATCGCGGTGTCGCTGTGGAAATACCTGCTCAACATTTGACACTGTTTCAAGGTGAATGTCGTGTAAAACAACCGGAATATCGTCTTTGGTTATCACCACATCTTGTTCGATAAAGTCGGGCTCTTGTGAAAACGCCAACGTGGTCGACTCTAATGAATGCTCTGGCAAGTATCCAGAGGCACCGCGATGTGCCACGATTGTAAATTGCGCTTCAGCTGGTTTTAAAGCTTCACCGTTGGCAAAAACACCTGTGCTGATGACAGTCGATAAACTGAGAAGCGCAGCTGAACAGAGTCGTTTTGTGTTTAACGAATATCGGCGAATGTTTATGGGTGATAAAAGTGATAGCACAGGCTCAAACTCCCTCTTGATTTATAGTCGTGAGTAAAATGCATTACAAAGCGCTTAACGCGCTTTGTTTTGAATTAACTCAATGGCGTAGCCGTCCGGGTCTCGAACAAACGCGATAACCGTGGTTCCACCTTTTACTGGACCGGGCTTACGGTATACTTCAGCACCACTAGCTTCTAATGACTGACAAAATGCGTATATGTCGTCAACCTCAATAGCGATGTGCCCGTATGCATTACCTTTGTCATAGCTGTTCTCCCCCCAATTGTAGGTGAGTTCAAGGACTGTGTTATTGGCTTCATCGCCATAGCCCACAAAGGCCAGTGTATATTCATACTCTTTGTTTTCAGACTGGCGAAGTAGGCGCATACCCATTAATTGGGTGTAAAAGTGAAGTGACGCTTCTAAGTTTTTAACTCGAAGCATGGTATGTAACATTCTCATTTTATTCTCTCAATGATGTTTTCAAACAATAACCATTAATACCTATCAATACGCGCTAACCGCCTTAACACTGGCAATGCTCAACAAAGGCATAACGCATAATGATAAAAGAGAAATGTTAACGCTTTAAGACACTACTGACTATACAAGAGGCTTTACTAAAAGCCCCACAGCCCAATATTGTCAATTTTCAAGCGACGTGGTTGTGATAGTAAGTAAACAACCATTTCACCTAAGTCTTCATTTTGAATTAACCCTGGGTCAATATCGTCGCTGTCAGATTTTTGCGACTGTATAAGTGCGGGATTTAAGGATTGTACATGAATACCAAACTCGCGGACTTCTTCTTGAAGTGCCTTTCCCAAACCAACCATAGCGAATTTAGATGCGCAGTATACGCCTGCGTTAGCATAGCCATTCAACGCGGCTTGCGAGGCTATATTAAGTATATATCCTTCTTTATTTTCTATCATGTTTACAACAACGGCCTTGCACATTAAGAAAGTGCCTTTGATGTTGGTATTCATCACTTCATCCCAGTCTGCTTCACTGGTTTCCCAAATACGCGTTTCTTTGCCAAACCCGCTATTATTTATCAGTACGTGAACATCTCCAAATTCGGCGTGGACGGTTTTTACAAAGCGCGAGACTGCTTCACTGTTGGCAACGTCACAGACATCGCCAAAGATTCTCCCAGGATATTGACTATCAAAGTGCGCAACGGTTTCGGTAATCGTTTTCTCTGTTCGCCCGCAAATAGCAACATTCATTCCTTGTGCTAATAAATGCGCAACAATAGTCTTTCCCAATCCTTTGCCACCACCGGTAACAATGGCCGTTTTATTTTTCAATTCATAACGATCTGACATTACATTACTCCACAAAAAAACCAGTGACTTAAAATTAGCGTACTTAGCTTGAAATCCCCATAAACATACGTATTCAGTGAAGTACGGCGAAAACTGTTCAGAATGGGTGAATAAAAAATAAACGACAAACCGTTGGACTTTGCTTGAAGAAGGCTGTATTCTCCTCGCCGCTTTAGATATGTTTTATGCTTTTCCTATTACTGCGCTGTACCTCTCGTTATTCCTTCAAATTGAAGTTTAATTTACAGAAATACATCACTTTATTAGTTTGGTTATGTCTATGGCCTTACGGTGAGATTTCACCACAACATCAATTTTAAAAGGTTTTTATTATGTCTAATTCTGTAAACGGTACAGTTAAGTGGTTCAACGAAGAAAAAGGCTACGGCTTCCTAACACAAGATAATGGCGGAAAAGATGTTTTCGTACATTTCCGTTCAATTGCTTCTGAAGGTTTCAAGACACTTGCTGAAGGTCAGTCAGTTAGCTTTGAAGTAGAACAAGGCCAAAAAGGCCCACAAGCAGCAAACGTAGTAGTACGCTAAGTAACTGCTTTCATGAGCAAGTCTTTTCAAAGGGCTTGCTTATGACGTTATGATTTTTAAGTCAATAAAAGGACGAAAGAATATTTATAAAAATAATAAAAGGAGTATTTCTTATACTATCTTCAATAGCACCTCCCCAACTTTGTAATACCATCTCTGATATTTCTGTACATAAAAATAGTATTGCTTATCGCGAAGTCGGTAACATGAAGCGCGTTGAGTTTAGCAACAAAAGCGATAGACGAGCGTTTTTGGACAAATTGCTGCAACGCTCGCTATCCTAAAGAGTATTATCCAGTAACCCGTTAATCTCGCTTTAATTCAACGTCTGTGTCTGCCAACAAATAAATGCTAGCCGCATAAGCCGCAATATTTTGTGCCAGCTCATTAGGGTTTATTTTGTCTAATGTGTCATCTGGTGTGTGGTGCAGGTCAAAGTAATCATGGCCATTTTGATTCAATCTGATTGTAGGCACACCTTTTGCGGCAAGCGGGATAATATCCGGGCCACCGCCAGCGATATCTGACCCTCCACGTACGATACCCAGTGGCGATAGAATTTTAGCTATTTCATCTACAAGTACAGTGGCTTCTGGATTTACGTTAGAGACGATTTGCCAAATTGTTTGTGCTCCAAAATCAGACTCGGTAGCTAATACATGGTTAGCTAAGTTACTTTCGTGCTGCTTGGCATAGGCAAACGCACCTAAAAGTCCCACTTCTTCTGCACCAAACATTACTACGCGAATAGTACGTTTAGGACGCTCTGGTAGTGATGCAATTAATGCTGCCGCGGCAGTTGTAATAGCAATACCTGCGCCATCATCAACTGCACCCGTTCCTAAGTCCCAACTGTCTAGATGCCCCCCAATGAGAATGATTTCCTCTGGCTTCTCACTGCCTATAAGATCAAGTACTACATTGCCACTGCTCACATCACCTTTCCATTTTGATTCAGAGTGTAGTGAAAGTGACAGCGGCTTCCCAAGGTTGTGGAGTCTGCGAAGATGATCGGCATCAGGGTTTGAAATAGCAATAACGGGAATGTCAGCCCATTTATCGTTGTCAGAGCTCATCATGCCAGAATGAGGAAAGCGATGGGAGTCAGAGCCTACAGAGCGCACTACCAACGCTTGCGCGCCCCCGCGCTGAGCATGCTGCCAACCTATACGACGACGTTGATTGGCTTGGGAATAGCCTGCACCGGTTTGACTTTTCACCATGGCGTCGCCGTCAACAAAGGCGATTTTACCTTTAAGTGCACCCGCTTTTACATCGGTTAATGCGTGAATATCGCGAAAGTATACGACATCGGCATTAATTTCTTCATCAGAAGGCGCCGCGCCACCCAGCGCTGTGCCATAAAGCGGCTGTGCATAAGGTGAAGTTAGCGATATGTGTAGGTGACCTCTATCCCAAAACGGCATAGTGAATTCTTCAATGCTAACGTTATCAAACCCAAGCCGCTTACCAACAACCACGCCCCAGTCTCTTGCGCGCTTTTCTGCTTCAGAGCCGCCTAAACGAGGACCTATTTCAGTTGTGAGAGACTCTACAATTTTATAGCCCAAGTCACTTTCTAAGGCCTTCTGAATTAGCATTTCAGCATTCTTCTTTTGTTTATCGGTAATGGGAGAGCTATCAGCAAATACGCCGAAACTACAAGCGCTTACCAATGCACCAAACGCTAAATTTTTAGCGATAGAATTTAATCGAGACATGTGTTCTCCGAGGTGGGTATTTTTATTTTATTTGCCATAGGCAAGCCTATGCGTTTTATCATAGCGAATTCGATGAAGGCTTTCGAGGTGAACGATGATGCTAAGTTGTTCATTTATCGCAAAGTTCATCTATCCATCTAAGGAGGTTGGTGGTAACGTTCGAATAAAGGTAGATTGAATACAAGGAAACGTAAAATGAAGAAAAGTCTCAATTCTCTATTTAAAAAAGCGACGTTGAATAGCAATATGCTTTTTAGGTCTACAATTATTGCTTCAGTTACGCTAAGTACTTTATTTTTAAGTGCGTGTAGCGATAGTAATGACAACAAAGACATCGAAGATACTAACTCGGTGATTGGCGTTTGGTTTGGGCAAGCTACAACCTTTGAAGATGAACAAGAAAGCGTTGTAGTCGCCGTTTCGCCTGATGGCACGGCCATATTATACGCATCAGGCTCGGGTAACATGTTCATCACCAATGGTACATTGAATACAGACGGTGTTACCTCCGATGATGTGATGTATTATCATGAAGATGGTATGACGCGAAATGGGCCGTTACAAGCAAGTGCCCAAGGTGATGCGCTAGAAGGAGTTGGATTTAATGACACGATTGAATTTTCCGCTTCAAGAATAGCGTCACAGGATGAAGTTACCCTTGAAGATATTGCAGGTAATTATTCGCAATCATTTTCAGATAGTTCATATATGCGCTCTTTTGCCATCGACAGCGATGGCCTTCTTAGTGGCTCTAACACAATAGGCTGTGTATATTCTGGCCATGTCGAGCCCATAGCAAACGTTAATGGGCTGTTTGATATAACCATTCAGGTGGATTCTTGTTTTGAGAACCTTGAATACAATGGGCTTCTCGCCTATGGCGTATTCCCGTTTGAATATGAAGGTGACGTCAATGACCGAAGTGGAATTGTGATAGCAACAGAGCATTCCTCAAGGGCATACGAGTTCAAGCTCTTTAGTCCACAGAATTGACAGTTACCATAAACTAAAAAGGAGCCGTTCGGCTCCTTTTTAGTTTATGGTATTACTTGCGCTTTTTCTTAAGCGCCAGTTTTTGCTTTTTCTCTTGTTCTTTTAGCACTTCGTTAATAAAGCTCTTTCTACCGAATTCTCGTGTGATGATGCATTTGTTTAAGTCGAATCCGCGGGCAGGGCAGTACTCTCTTCCGTAAAGGATAATTTGAAGGTGAAGGTCGTTCCATCTCTCTTTAGGGAATAAGCGTTTGGCATCGCGCTCGGTCTGCTCGACGCTTTTACTATTTGACAGCCCCCATCGATACATTAATCGATGTATATGTGTATCCACCGGAAATGCTGGAATACCAAAGCCCTGTGACATAACCACTGCCGCAGTTTTATGGCCAACTGCTGGCATGGCCT
The DNA window shown above is from Alteromonas sp. KC3 and carries:
- the rnt gene encoding ribonuclease T; the protein is MSSNPPLLSHRFRGYFPVVIDVETAGFNAGTDALLELAAVTVKMDENGILHPDETFHYHIDPFEGANLEPAALEFNGIDPHCALRGAIAESDAMKALCKGIRKAQKNADCQRSVIVAHNATFDQSFVNAAIERSNIKRTPFHPFVSFDTTSLAGLALGQTVLVKACRAAGIAFDQNEAHSALYDAQKTTELFCFMVNRYKALGGWPLAESE
- a CDS encoding flagellar protein MotY; translation: MVSKLKYIVFVGLLGSLSASAAMRQYSATVETSNWKVDNPSRLQCTLNHELPGYGEALFTSYASKQLNMEFELDMYLLPSKFEVASVYSVPPKWMPGVAPKPIADMSIRKQYNGDLPQDAAWTMLSELEKGFWPTIYYQDWYNKYDQVAVALNASNFTGVYREFAKCVSNLLPFSFDDISYTVLSYKNNSTELTKYSRKRLNMIGEYLKEDTELELVLLDGYTDSYGGRWNNEQLSIRRANEVKSYLTTLGVPEDRIQLTGHGEKRHIASNDTRENRAQNRRVVVRLSKS
- the cspE gene encoding transcription antiterminator/RNA stability regulator CspE, with translation MSNSVNGTVKWFNEEKGYGFLTQDNGGKDVFVHFRSIASEGFKTLAEGQSVSFEVEQGQKGPQAANVVVR
- a CDS encoding M20/M25/M40 family metallo-hydrolase — encoded protein: MSRLNSIAKNLAFGALVSACSFGVFADSSPITDKQKKNAEMLIQKALESDLGYKIVESLTTEIGPRLGGSEAEKRARDWGVVVGKRLGFDNVSIEEFTMPFWDRGHLHISLTSPYAQPLYGTALGGAAPSDEEINADVVYFRDIHALTDVKAGALKGKIAFVDGDAMVKSQTGAGYSQANQRRRIGWQHAQRGGAQALVVRSVGSDSHRFPHSGMMSSDNDKWADIPVIAISNPDADHLRRLHNLGKPLSLSLHSESKWKGDVSSGNVVLDLIGSEKPEEIILIGGHLDSWDLGTGAVDDGAGIAITTAAAALIASLPERPKRTIRVVMFGAEEVGLLGAFAYAKQHESNLANHVLATESDFGAQTIWQIVSNVNPEATVLVDEIAKILSPLGIVRGGSDIAGGGPDIIPLAAKGVPTIRLNQNGHDYFDLHHTPDDTLDKINPNELAQNIAAYAASIYLLADTDVELKRD
- the gloA gene encoding lactoylglutathione lyase, with translation MRMLHTMLRVKNLEASLHFYTQLMGMRLLRQSENKEYEYTLAFVGYGDEANNTVLELTYNWGENSYDKGNAYGHIAIEVDDIYAFCQSLEASGAEVYRKPGPVKGGTTVIAFVRDPDGYAIELIQNKAR
- the glpQ gene encoding glycerophosphodiester phosphodiesterase, with the protein product MSTGVFANGEALKPAEAQFTIVAHRGASGYLPEHSLESTTLAFSQEPDFIEQDVVITKDDIPVVLHDIHLETVSNVEQVFPQRHRDDNRYYVRDFTLSELRTLRLHERADGEGKQVFRKRYSGAKANFTIATLYEHFELISELNREFNKRVGVYPEVKSPAFHLNEGVDASKIVIDALLSYDFGGENGNSFLQCFDFEEVKRIREELKYSGKVVMLIGENSWAESSTDYDWLRTKEGMEAVAQYADGIGPWLGHLLDPAALKKGEIKSASWLDNAHANQLAIHPYTYRQDALPEGMTGPQLLQILRDVIKANGVFTDHVPPVHDWRHQRDSMGK
- a CDS encoding SDR family oxidoreductase; amino-acid sequence: MSDRYELKNKTAIVTGGGKGLGKTIVAHLLAQGMNVAICGRTEKTITETVAHFDSQYPGRIFGDVCDVANSEAVSRFVKTVHAEFGDVHVLINNSGFGKETRIWETSEADWDEVMNTNIKGTFLMCKAVVVNMIENKEGYILNIASQAALNGYANAGVYCASKFAMVGLGKALQEEVREFGIHVQSLNPALIQSQKSDSDDIDPGLIQNEDLGEMVVYLLSQPRRLKIDNIGLWGF